The Montipora foliosa isolate CH-2021 chromosome 1, ASM3666993v2, whole genome shotgun sequence genome has a window encoding:
- the LOC137990827 gene encoding septin-7-like isoform X1 produces MAAIKKSPSKASAKGMEGYVGFANLPNQVFRKSVKKGFEFTVMVVGESGLGKSTLLNSLFLTDIYTPAAYPSSEERLKKTVAVKPSTVEMKEGGVRLRLTVVDTPGFGDAVDNTDCWKPVIEYIDSKFEEYLNAESKVYRTPFPDDRVHCCLYFIAPTGHCLKPLDIEFMKRLHNKVNIVPVIAKADTLTQEECSKFKKKILKEIEENDIGIYRFPDLCGEDDEDAAAVSMKDRIPFAVVGSNTVLEVNGRRVRARVYPWGVAEVENVDHCDFVALRNMLIRTHMQDLKDVTNDNHYENYRCEKLAAMTVGSPTNQPNTNVSFSRSPLEQLEAEKEERELKLKKMQQDMEQVFEMKVKEKKKKLKDSESELAKKNEQMWKQLDQQNKELEEKRKQFEKEKGQYEDDQKSNGKKGLERSDSSSKSLKSVDGIVKEKDKDKDKEKKKDKKKGFF; encoded by the exons ATGGCTGCAATAAAAAAATCTCCGTCCAAAGCG AGTGCTAAAGGAATGGAGGGCTATGTTGGATTTGCGAATCTTCCAAATCAAGtatttcgcaaaagtgtcaagaAAGGATTTGAATTCACCGTTATGGTCGTAG gtgaAAGTGGTCTAGGGAAATCAACACTTCTCAACTCGCTGTTTCTAACAGATATCTACACCCCAGCTGCTTATCCCAGTTCGGAGGAAAGACTGAAAAAGACAGTTGCT GTGAAGCCTTCAACTGTTGAGATGAAAGAGGGAGGAGTGAGGCTGAGATTGACTGTCGTGGATACTCCAGGATTTGGAGATGCTGTCGATAACACTGACTG CTGGAAGCCCGTCATTGAGTACATTGACAGTAAATTTGAAGAGTATTTAAATGCTGAATCCAAAGTTTACAGAACACCCTTTCCTGACGACAGAGTTCATTGTTGCTTGTATTTCATTGCTCCAACTGGTCATTG CTTGAAACCTTTGGATATAGAATTTATGAAAAGACTTCACAACAAG GTTAACATTGTACCTGTCATAGCTAAAGCTGATACCTTAACACAAGAGGAGTGTTcaaaattcaagaaaaag ATATtgaaagaaattgaagaaaatgacATTGGAATCTACAGATTTCCTGACCTTTGTGGAGAGGATGATGAGGACGCTGCAGCTGTTAGCATGAAG GATAGAATACCATTTGCTGTAGTGGGTAGTAACACGGTGTTAGAGGTCAATGGCAGAAGAGTCCGAGCGAGAGTTTATCCCTGGGGAGTTGCAGAAG TTGAAAATGTTGACCACTGTGATTTTGTTGCACTAAGGAACATGTTGATCAG AACTCACATGCAGGATCTGAAAGATGTGACAAATGACAATCATTATGAAAATTATCGCTGTGAAAAGCTGGCAGCCATGACAGTGGGGTCGCCAACCAATCAACCAAACACTAA tgTGTCATTTAGCAGAAGCCCGCTGGAACAGCTAGAAGCCGAAAAAGAAGAACGAGAattgaaactgaaaaagatgCAACAGGACATGGAGCAAGTCTTCGAAATGAAAGTtaaggaaaagaagaagaagctgAAGGATTCGGAAAGTGAG CTTGCTAAGAAGAATGAACAGATGTGGAAACAACTCGATCAGCAAAACAAAGAACTGGAAGAAAAGCGAAAACAGTTTGAGAAAGAGAAAGGTCAATATGAAGATGATCAGAAAAGTAACGGCAAGAAAGGTCTGGAACGGTCGGACTCTAGCAGCAAGTCTCTCAA GTCAGTTGATGGCATTGTGAAAGAAAAGGACAAGGACAAggacaaggaaaaaaagaaagacaagaaaaaaggATTCTTTTAG
- the LOC137990827 gene encoding septin-7-like isoform X2: MAAIKKSPSKASAKGMEGYVGFANLPNQVFRKSVKKGFEFTVMVVGESGLGKSTLLNSLFLTDIYTPAAYPSSEERLKKTVAVKPSTVEMKEGGVRLRLTVVDTPGFGDAVDNTDCWKPVIEYIDSKFEEYLNAESKVYRTPFPDDRVHCCLYFIAPTGHCLKPLDIEFMKRLHNKVNIVPVIAKADTLTQEECSKFKKKILKEIEENDIGIYRFPDLCGEDDEDAAAVSMKDRIPFAVVGSNTVLEVNGRRVRARVYPWGVAEVENVDHCDFVALRNMLIRTHMQDLKDVTNDNHYENYRCEKLAAMTVGSPTNQPNTNVSFSRSPLEQLEAEKEERELKLKKMQQDMEQVFEMKVKEKKKKLKDSESELAKKNEQMWKQLDQQNKELEEKRKQFEKEKGQYEDDQKSNGKKGLERSDSSSKSLKVFQGALCGLTKLGVKN, translated from the exons ATGGCTGCAATAAAAAAATCTCCGTCCAAAGCG AGTGCTAAAGGAATGGAGGGCTATGTTGGATTTGCGAATCTTCCAAATCAAGtatttcgcaaaagtgtcaagaAAGGATTTGAATTCACCGTTATGGTCGTAG gtgaAAGTGGTCTAGGGAAATCAACACTTCTCAACTCGCTGTTTCTAACAGATATCTACACCCCAGCTGCTTATCCCAGTTCGGAGGAAAGACTGAAAAAGACAGTTGCT GTGAAGCCTTCAACTGTTGAGATGAAAGAGGGAGGAGTGAGGCTGAGATTGACTGTCGTGGATACTCCAGGATTTGGAGATGCTGTCGATAACACTGACTG CTGGAAGCCCGTCATTGAGTACATTGACAGTAAATTTGAAGAGTATTTAAATGCTGAATCCAAAGTTTACAGAACACCCTTTCCTGACGACAGAGTTCATTGTTGCTTGTATTTCATTGCTCCAACTGGTCATTG CTTGAAACCTTTGGATATAGAATTTATGAAAAGACTTCACAACAAG GTTAACATTGTACCTGTCATAGCTAAAGCTGATACCTTAACACAAGAGGAGTGTTcaaaattcaagaaaaag ATATtgaaagaaattgaagaaaatgacATTGGAATCTACAGATTTCCTGACCTTTGTGGAGAGGATGATGAGGACGCTGCAGCTGTTAGCATGAAG GATAGAATACCATTTGCTGTAGTGGGTAGTAACACGGTGTTAGAGGTCAATGGCAGAAGAGTCCGAGCGAGAGTTTATCCCTGGGGAGTTGCAGAAG TTGAAAATGTTGACCACTGTGATTTTGTTGCACTAAGGAACATGTTGATCAG AACTCACATGCAGGATCTGAAAGATGTGACAAATGACAATCATTATGAAAATTATCGCTGTGAAAAGCTGGCAGCCATGACAGTGGGGTCGCCAACCAATCAACCAAACACTAA tgTGTCATTTAGCAGAAGCCCGCTGGAACAGCTAGAAGCCGAAAAAGAAGAACGAGAattgaaactgaaaaagatgCAACAGGACATGGAGCAAGTCTTCGAAATGAAAGTtaaggaaaagaagaagaagctgAAGGATTCGGAAAGTGAG CTTGCTAAGAAGAATGAACAGATGTGGAAACAACTCGATCAGCAAAACAAAGAACTGGAAGAAAAGCGAAAACAGTTTGAGAAAGAGAAAGGTCAATATGAAGATGATCAGAAAAGTAACGGCAAGAAAGGTCTGGAACGGTCGGACTCTAGCAGCAAGTCTCTCAA AGTGTTCCAAGGCGCATTGTGTGGTCTCACCAAGCTAGGCGTAAAAAACTAG